In the Leptospira sp. WS4.C2 genome, one interval contains:
- a CDS encoding tetratricopeptide repeat protein encodes MAQEIQTLFNEAVRLERNGEWDRAEAQYKILLGKDPNYHLALQNLGVIYAKQGKHAEAIPLFSKAYKFQPNVKNCYNLAVSLYKHEETEKAISFLKQTLTFEKKFISAHLLLAQAYQKLGNDEKTEVYLNNVIKIEPNHKSALGGLAMFYYERNRFPESLKMIERYLILYPGNAQLKIIQSEILAKQGNYKASATLLSTMVKEDVGFTNFNESLQAAWLEEDGVAHESLVRIQSKAKKKLKEFQTKLELSKENPDEFSPPDAQEALDLSLLYLFNGNPEKAMQYLVFAQKMKEKTDPDRQS; translated from the coding sequence ATGGCACAAGAAATCCAAACTCTATTCAACGAGGCAGTCCGTTTGGAGCGAAATGGAGAGTGGGATCGTGCCGAAGCTCAATACAAAATTTTGCTCGGGAAGGATCCAAATTACCATTTGGCCTTACAAAACTTGGGTGTGATTTACGCCAAACAAGGAAAACATGCGGAAGCAATTCCTTTGTTTTCTAAGGCATACAAATTCCAGCCGAATGTCAAAAACTGTTATAATTTAGCCGTTTCTCTCTATAAACATGAGGAAACAGAAAAGGCGATCAGTTTTCTAAAACAAACTTTAACTTTTGAAAAGAAGTTTATTTCTGCACATCTGTTACTCGCACAAGCCTATCAAAAGTTAGGTAATGATGAAAAAACCGAAGTATATCTTAATAATGTAATCAAAATCGAACCAAACCATAAATCAGCTTTAGGAGGGCTTGCGATGTTTTATTACGAAAGGAATCGTTTTCCAGAAAGTTTAAAAATGATTGAACGTTACTTGATTCTGTATCCTGGAAATGCTCAATTAAAAATTATCCAATCTGAGATCCTTGCCAAACAAGGAAATTATAAAGCATCAGCCACTTTACTTTCGACTATGGTGAAAGAGGATGTGGGATTTACGAATTTCAACGAAAGTTTGCAGGCAGCTTGGTTAGAAGAAGATGGAGTTGCTCATGAAAGTTTGGTTCGAATCCAATCCAAAGCCAAAAAGAAACTGAAAGAATTTCAAACCAAGTTGGAACTTTCGAAAGAAAATCCAGATGAATTTTCGCCACCCGATGCTCAAGAAGCTTTGGATTTAAGTTTGTTATATCTTTTCAACGGCAATCCGGAAAAAGCGATGCAATATTTGGTATTTGCTCAAAAGATGAAGGAAAAGACAGATCCTGACAGGCAATCCTAG
- a CDS encoding septal ring lytic transglycosylase RlpA family protein, translating into MQRLILISIVLWLVSCSSADATRRDYSASGDPEDIFFERSGKSKPASNTKSEDPVARSIIDDLDSNAKTTTPVAAAAIPTKKPADQFDEIGLSSWYGQKFQGRPTASGEPFDRMKMTGAHRTLPIGSMIKIQNLENNKEAVVRINDRGPFVDERIVDVSEKTAELLEFKDKGITKVGIKVLKKGEEDLGDDLDDSDLLDDAPAKPEKLTPVKPGVAKPVAAGKGFTVQVGVFQEKERALKYQENMKSEYNQSVFVTPRDGKFVVQVGDFADRTKAESLKSKLKYDGIDCFIATR; encoded by the coding sequence ATGCAAAGACTCATACTTATATCCATAGTATTATGGTTGGTTTCCTGCAGTTCTGCAGATGCCACCCGAAGAGATTATAGTGCTTCCGGCGATCCGGAAGATATTTTTTTCGAACGTTCTGGGAAGTCAAAACCAGCGAGTAACACAAAGTCAGAAGACCCAGTGGCACGCTCCATCATTGACGATTTAGATTCCAATGCGAAAACAACAACTCCCGTTGCTGCCGCAGCGATACCAACGAAGAAACCTGCAGATCAGTTTGATGAAATTGGTTTGTCATCTTGGTATGGACAAAAGTTCCAAGGACGTCCTACTGCGAGTGGTGAACCTTTTGATCGAATGAAGATGACTGGTGCTCACAGAACACTGCCCATCGGAAGTATGATCAAAATCCAAAACCTAGAAAACAACAAAGAAGCGGTGGTTCGTATCAATGATCGTGGACCATTTGTTGATGAAAGAATTGTTGATGTATCTGAAAAAACCGCTGAACTTTTAGAGTTCAAGGACAAAGGGATTACAAAGGTTGGGATCAAGGTTCTCAAAAAAGGAGAGGAAGATCTGGGTGATGATTTGGATGATTCTGACCTTTTGGATGATGCCCCCGCTAAACCAGAAAAACTGACACCAGTAAAACCTGGTGTAGCGAAACCAGTGGCAGCTGGGAAAGGATTTACTGTTCAAGTTGGGGTCTTTCAGGAAAAGGAAAGAGCATTAAAATACCAAGAAAACATGAAATCTGAATACAACCAGTCTGTGTTCGTAACTCCTAGAGATGGAAAGTTCGTAGTTCAAGTTGGGGATTTTGCAGACCGTACAAAAGCAGAATCTCTCAAATCAAAATTGAAATACGATGGGATTGATTGTTTTATCGCAACTCGATAG
- a CDS encoding SpoIIE family protein phosphatase: protein MSESILSVDHILTNYYTFGSLIVTVLLAVLTTFFFSLKDRTVATKHMGLACLFLCLFQFGYLLGAFYYHPIASYHRWITGGFIIFGIIHFGQFFFRFPDNEDPKAANIIQFSLYAVAIVVVLWFLVTVSQGERKYHFTAHHWDFNSEGPSRILSLFIAAYSFINFLVMPGYRIFHVKKDKRGTLIIMLVAALIAAVVPNITNVMSRDGAMERSTYLTALVLLFTFTFFIITITFINNSSERTTFMVKIVGISFVTILLIMQAFSYLVDQEKETSFDNTAIQKALRVAEGGERSKEILFVIEYDSSSQNLKKAFLPSSVNLDLPLVQADLYNTALYDEVVTIGEADYRNSLKFSLTKTPYYFEGYKNAILQFLDENPDSEGAELKTEVSKLIEKLNRRTFINTNKLGDILPDQFCEEGVKYVEKVKNVDTFRDAILKHVNDCKWDGKEISGRDLRVEMLKFFRYFKPDLTRHYRKDLDGVSHYVAYMTYDSKNKINREVGFNYRDYRAYMHKSAKLELVILAIVMFVLLVVFPLFFRSALVNPLYALLAGVEKVNQGNLEVEVPIKVNDEIGYLAESFNGMVSSIRDARRELQDYAENLEEKVKERTKELQEKMDEIHRLKVQQDGDYFLTSLLAKPLFFNANKSDNIRCDFFVHQKKTFEFRNKTGDLGGDICITGNLKLGKPDDFHRYTMVMNGDAMGKSMQGAGGSLVMGVVMNSIMARSAGNKRILNRTPEEWLTDVYEEVNAVFKSFSGTMVISATVMLIDDDSGKIWYFNAEHPYSILYRDGKASFIEDELKLRKLGLDSEYPFEVQTFQLLPGDQLILGSDGRDDIDLTPDEDVRTINEDETMVLRFVEQSDGDIYEVEKLVKKTGDITDDISMLSVVFKSDKSPILHAPEKDDLSQQPVDDFFDTPGDDWDEALTTSGAFEEGKVLYQNGEIERAITVMKKAFLGDSTNQKLNKFLGLVSYKGKEYDIAAKVLAEFLKENEGSGEYWYYLAMSEKKLGNYESALKAAQEALKYDPENFQNLINLADVSRLLGNVDRAVTYVTRAQSIDPTNKNVLKLSKLLEKATSLN, encoded by the coding sequence ATGAGTGAAAGCATATTATCCGTTGACCACATACTAACAAATTATTACACATTCGGTAGTTTAATTGTCACTGTCCTCCTTGCGGTCTTGACTACATTCTTTTTCTCACTGAAAGACAGAACTGTCGCCACAAAACACATGGGGTTGGCTTGTTTATTTTTGTGTTTGTTTCAGTTCGGGTATCTGCTCGGAGCCTTTTACTACCATCCCATCGCCTCTTACCATCGTTGGATCACTGGCGGTTTTATCATTTTCGGGATCATCCATTTTGGACAGTTCTTCTTTCGGTTTCCAGATAACGAAGACCCCAAAGCAGCAAACATCATCCAATTTAGTCTCTATGCTGTAGCGATTGTTGTCGTACTTTGGTTCCTTGTTACTGTATCGCAAGGGGAAAGAAAGTACCACTTCACCGCTCACCACTGGGATTTTAATTCAGAAGGGCCGAGTCGAATTCTTAGTTTATTCATCGCAGCTTACTCTTTTATCAACTTCTTAGTAATGCCGGGTTATCGAATATTCCACGTAAAAAAAGACAAACGAGGAACCCTCATTATCATGTTAGTGGCGGCGTTAATTGCTGCTGTTGTGCCTAACATAACCAATGTTATGAGTCGCGACGGTGCCATGGAACGATCCACTTACCTCACAGCTCTGGTATTACTTTTCACGTTTACATTCTTTATTATCACAATTACTTTTATCAACAACAGTAGTGAACGAACAACCTTCATGGTTAAGATTGTCGGAATTTCGTTTGTAACAATCCTCCTAATCATGCAAGCATTCAGTTATCTTGTAGACCAGGAGAAAGAAACATCTTTCGACAATACTGCCATTCAAAAGGCCCTTAGGGTTGCGGAAGGAGGGGAACGTTCCAAGGAAATCCTATTTGTCATTGAATACGATTCTTCTAGTCAAAATCTCAAAAAAGCCTTTTTGCCATCTTCTGTAAATTTGGATCTCCCTCTTGTTCAAGCAGATCTTTATAATACAGCTCTGTATGATGAAGTAGTGACTATTGGAGAAGCTGATTACCGAAATTCTCTCAAATTTAGCCTAACAAAAACTCCGTATTACTTTGAAGGTTATAAAAATGCAATCCTCCAGTTTTTGGATGAAAATCCAGATTCAGAAGGGGCGGAATTAAAAACTGAAGTTTCTAAGCTGATCGAAAAACTAAATCGAAGAACCTTTATCAACACTAACAAACTTGGGGACATTCTACCGGATCAGTTTTGTGAAGAAGGTGTCAAATACGTAGAAAAAGTTAAAAACGTAGATACCTTCCGTGATGCTATTCTCAAACACGTAAACGATTGTAAATGGGACGGAAAAGAAATTTCAGGAAGAGATCTTCGCGTTGAAATGTTGAAGTTCTTTCGTTATTTCAAACCAGATTTAACAAGACATTACAGAAAAGACTTAGATGGTGTATCGCATTACGTTGCTTATATGACTTATGATTCGAAAAATAAAATCAATAGAGAAGTTGGTTTTAATTATCGAGACTATCGCGCTTATATGCACAAGTCCGCCAAACTCGAACTAGTAATTCTTGCTATCGTGATGTTTGTTCTACTAGTTGTTTTCCCGCTTTTCTTTCGTTCAGCACTAGTCAATCCACTCTATGCATTGCTTGCTGGGGTGGAGAAAGTAAACCAAGGAAATCTGGAAGTAGAAGTTCCCATCAAAGTAAATGATGAAATCGGATATTTGGCAGAATCATTCAATGGAATGGTATCTTCTATTCGTGATGCAAGACGTGAACTCCAAGATTATGCAGAAAACTTGGAAGAAAAAGTGAAGGAACGAACCAAAGAACTTCAAGAAAAAATGGATGAAATCCATCGTTTGAAAGTGCAACAAGATGGTGACTACTTCTTAACTTCACTCCTTGCAAAACCATTATTTTTTAATGCGAATAAATCTGATAACATTCGTTGTGATTTCTTTGTTCACCAAAAGAAAACCTTCGAATTCCGTAATAAAACGGGAGATTTGGGTGGTGACATTTGTATCACAGGAAACCTAAAGTTAGGAAAACCTGATGATTTTCATCGTTACACCATGGTTATGAATGGTGACGCTATGGGAAAATCCATGCAAGGGGCAGGTGGCTCTTTAGTAATGGGTGTGGTTATGAATTCCATTATGGCACGTTCTGCGGGTAACAAAAGAATTCTCAATCGAACTCCTGAAGAATGGCTAACAGACGTATACGAAGAAGTCAATGCTGTATTCAAATCTTTTAGTGGGACCATGGTTATCTCTGCAACAGTAATGTTGATCGATGATGACAGTGGAAAAATTTGGTATTTCAACGCAGAACACCCTTACAGTATTCTCTACAGAGATGGAAAAGCTAGTTTCATCGAAGATGAATTAAAACTACGTAAATTGGGATTAGATTCTGAATATCCTTTCGAAGTGCAAACCTTCCAACTCCTTCCTGGTGATCAATTAATCCTTGGTTCGGATGGTCGGGATGATATCGATCTTACTCCAGATGAAGATGTTCGCACCATCAATGAAGATGAGACTATGGTTCTTCGATTTGTTGAACAATCTGATGGCGATATCTATGAAGTAGAAAAACTCGTTAAAAAAACGGGAGATATTACTGATGATATCTCCATGTTAAGCGTTGTTTTCAAAAGCGACAAATCTCCCATACTGCATGCTCCAGAAAAAGATGACCTTTCACAGCAACCAGTTGATGATTTTTTTGATACTCCCGGTGATGATTGGGATGAAGCCCTCACAACTTCTGGTGCCTTCGAAGAAGGTAAGGTTCTTTACCAAAATGGGGAAATTGAAAGAGCGATTACTGTAATGAAAAAAGCCTTCCTGGGAGACTCGACCAACCAAAAACTAAACAAGTTTTTGGGCCTCGTAAGCTATAAAGGGAAAGAATATGACATCGCTGCAAAAGTACTCGCTGAATTTTTAAAAGAAAATGAAGGATCTGGTGAATATTGGTACTATTTAGCAATGTCCGAGAAAAAACTTGGAAATTACGAAAGTGCACTTAAAGCGGCGCAAGAAGCTTTGAAATATGACCCGGAAAATTTCCAAAACTTAATCAACCTTGCAGATGTTAGCCGGCTACTAGGTAACGTTGATCGAGCAGTTACTTATGTAACTCGCGCTCAATCCATCGACCCAACAAACAAAAACGTACTCAAACTTTCAAAGTTATTAGAAAAAGCGACTAGCCTCAATTAA
- a CDS encoding DUF2147 domain-containing protein, with protein sequence MNQKLVLSVWTAILFAGSSLLAQEADVALGRYLPPEKDSVIEIFKCGDKYCGKTVCIKDNAYPEKEKDKGVPGTPYLDHNNEDPKLRNRPNLGMVFITGFDYVGEGVYKNGKIYNPRDGKTYCGKFTSLEGGNRLDLKGTLCSLTFIGKTNNWVKLGNMSVDDSRWDCTFKAKK encoded by the coding sequence ATGAATCAAAAACTTGTTTTAAGTGTATGGACGGCAATCCTCTTTGCCGGAAGTTCTCTACTCGCCCAAGAGGCTGACGTCGCATTAGGACGTTACCTCCCTCCTGAAAAAGACTCGGTCATCGAAATTTTCAAATGTGGTGATAAATATTGCGGTAAAACAGTTTGTATCAAAGACAATGCTTACCCTGAAAAAGAGAAAGACAAAGGTGTTCCTGGGACTCCATATCTCGACCATAATAACGAAGATCCAAAACTAAGAAACCGACCGAACCTCGGTATGGTTTTTATTACTGGATTTGACTATGTAGGGGAAGGTGTTTATAAAAACGGAAAGATCTACAACCCACGTGATGGCAAAACCTACTGTGGAAAATTCACTTCTCTTGAAGGTGGAAACCGCTTGGATTTAAAGGGAACTCTTTGTTCCTTAACCTTTATTGGGAAAACGAACAACTGGGTAAAACTTGGTAACATGAGTGTAGATGACTCTCGTTGGGATTGTACCTTCAAAGCTAAAAAATAA
- the dcd gene encoding dCTP deaminase, with protein sequence MILTGKEILKRLGSDIKIEPYDATLLNPNSYNLRLHEDLMVYSEFPLDMKKPNPVKTLKIPVEGLLLEPGTLYLGRTIEFTETHNLVPMLEGRSSIGRLGMFVHITAGFGDVGFKGFWTLEIQVTHPLRVYPGVQICQIFYHTVEGEISEYKSGKYQANQGIQPSLLYKDFEKK encoded by the coding sequence GTGATTTTAACCGGAAAAGAAATTTTAAAAAGACTTGGTAGCGATATTAAAATCGAACCATATGATGCGACTCTATTAAATCCAAATTCATATAACTTACGTTTGCATGAAGATCTTATGGTATATTCTGAATTTCCTTTGGACATGAAAAAACCGAATCCCGTAAAGACTCTGAAAATACCAGTAGAGGGGTTGTTATTAGAGCCTGGTACTTTGTATTTAGGGAGAACCATTGAGTTCACAGAGACTCACAACCTAGTACCTATGTTAGAAGGACGGTCTTCTATTGGGCGACTCGGAATGTTTGTGCATATCACAGCGGGTTTTGGTGATGTTGGCTTTAAAGGATTTTGGACTTTAGAAATCCAAGTTACTCATCCTTTACGTGTCTATCCTGGAGTACAAATCTGCCAGATTTTTTACCATACAGTAGAGGGCGAAATCAGCGAATACAAATCAGGAAAGTACCAAGCCAATCAAGGTATCCAACCATCTTTATTGTATAAGGACTTTGAAAAGAAATAG
- a CDS encoding enoyl-CoA hydratase-related protein: MNTVTLQTHHTYVALIELKRPEAKNAISIQLLNELRERIGEVKKSPARALVIIGSGDAFSSGADLKERKSMSAFQVKHFLRDINLCFSELAGLSIPTIAAINGFAFGGGLELALSCDIRYASETAQMGLTETKLGIIPGAGGTQRLSRIVGESIAMEWIFSGKKITGKEAMSRGLVSQVFEPDHLRESSLALAREISESAPIAVSAAKKAVRRGMELPMESALEWERLCYFETIGTKDRIEALQAFADKRKPNFKGE, translated from the coding sequence ATGAACACTGTCACTCTCCAAACCCACCATACTTATGTAGCATTGATTGAGCTCAAACGCCCTGAGGCAAAAAATGCGATTTCCATCCAACTACTGAACGAACTAAGGGAAAGGATTGGAGAAGTAAAAAAAAGTCCGGCACGGGCACTAGTCATCATTGGCTCGGGAGACGCGTTTTCGTCGGGTGCGGATTTAAAAGAAAGGAAATCCATGTCGGCCTTTCAGGTAAAACATTTCCTTAGAGATATTAATCTTTGCTTTTCCGAATTGGCAGGTCTTTCAATCCCAACAATTGCAGCCATCAATGGGTTTGCCTTCGGAGGAGGACTTGAGTTGGCTTTATCATGTGATATTCGTTATGCGAGTGAGACTGCACAAATGGGACTTACAGAGACGAAACTCGGAATCATTCCAGGAGCTGGAGGAACACAGAGGCTTTCCCGGATCGTGGGGGAATCCATAGCCATGGAATGGATATTTTCTGGAAAAAAAATCACAGGAAAGGAAGCGATGTCTCGAGGGTTGGTATCTCAAGTATTTGAACCAGACCATTTAAGGGAATCTTCTCTTGCCTTAGCACGCGAGATATCGGAATCTGCACCTATCGCTGTTTCTGCAGCCAAAAAAGCTGTGCGTCGTGGAATGGAATTGCCAATGGAATCTGCCCTCGAGTGGGAGAGGTTGTGTTATTTTGAAACAATAGGCACAAAAGATCGAATAGAGGCCTTACAGGCGTTTGCTGATAAAAGAAAACCTAATTTTAAGGGAGAATGA
- a CDS encoding VOC family protein: MIIVEGIGHVSIPVSQLDTSIDFYRDIFDFEVETKKATEAILSLDSFRIRLVVAEVSDRSLPILSFVMDVDDFTEAISELEEKNVKIIKGPEGTDSGECLTFADPSQNLIEIFYSN; this comes from the coding sequence ATGATTATTGTAGAAGGCATTGGCCACGTCAGTATCCCAGTCTCCCAACTCGACACCTCTATCGATTTTTACAGGGACATTTTTGACTTCGAAGTGGAGACAAAGAAGGCGACTGAGGCAATTCTTTCTCTGGATTCCTTTCGGATCCGATTGGTGGTTGCAGAAGTTTCAGACAGATCTCTGCCAATCCTAAGTTTTGTGATGGATGTGGATGATTTCACTGAAGCCATCAGCGAATTGGAAGAGAAAAATGTGAAGATCATTAAAGGACCAGAAGGAACCGATTCTGGAGAATGTCTCACGTTTGCAGACCCAAGCCAAAATTTAATCGAGATCTTTTATTCTAACTAA
- a CDS encoding MFS transporter yields MSQPLTHPLHTIQKERAIIFILAALQFLHILDFVIMMPLGPVFMDSFKINSAAFGLLVSSYSISAGVFGLIGALFLDSYDRKMSLLVLFFGFSFGTLLCAFAPNYPFLLFARIVAGGFGGMIGATVLSIIGDIIPVFRRGTATGVVMSSFSVASVIGIPIGLSLANKFGWHFPFLSLAIAGFLILPIGYKVLPSIRYHLDSDVHPKQSQLKSLKQVITKKDHFAPFLFMVFLMFGGFTIIPFLSPFLVSNVGLAISDLPYIYFFGGLFTFFTSRFIGKLSDKYGKLKVYQIISIVAVIPIVIVVTLTKTSLPIVLTVTTLFMILVSGRMVPAFAMITSAVEPRIRGSFMSVNSAIQQISSGAASYVAGLILFQTADNQLENYELVGMISVFSLLFSVYLAKKVKIAG; encoded by the coding sequence ATGAGCCAACCTCTTACCCATCCGCTTCATACAATCCAAAAAGAAAGAGCCATCATCTTCATCCTTGCGGCCCTCCAATTTTTACACATCCTGGATTTTGTCATCATGATGCCCTTAGGGCCAGTGTTTATGGACAGTTTCAAAATCAATTCTGCAGCCTTTGGGTTACTAGTATCTTCCTATTCCATTAGTGCTGGTGTTTTTGGGCTGATTGGAGCTTTGTTTTTAGATTCCTATGATCGTAAAATGAGTCTTCTTGTATTGTTCTTTGGATTCTCTTTTGGGACATTGTTATGTGCTTTTGCTCCTAATTACCCATTTTTACTTTTTGCTAGAATTGTTGCTGGTGGGTTCGGTGGAATGATTGGGGCTACAGTCCTTTCCATTATTGGAGATATCATTCCTGTATTTAGAAGAGGGACTGCCACAGGTGTTGTAATGAGTTCCTTTTCTGTGGCTTCAGTGATTGGAATTCCGATTGGGCTTTCTTTAGCAAATAAGTTTGGATGGCATTTCCCATTCCTATCCTTAGCAATTGCTGGATTTTTAATTCTACCAATTGGTTACAAAGTATTGCCATCGATTCGTTACCATCTGGATTCAGATGTTCATCCAAAACAGTCCCAGCTAAAATCGTTAAAACAAGTGATTACTAAAAAAGACCATTTTGCTCCTTTTCTTTTTATGGTATTTTTGATGTTTGGTGGATTTACAATCATTCCTTTCCTTAGTCCATTTCTTGTCTCTAACGTTGGTTTAGCGATCAGCGATCTTCCTTATATTTATTTCTTTGGAGGTCTTTTTACTTTTTTTACGAGTAGATTCATTGGAAAACTATCGGACAAATATGGAAAATTGAAAGTTTACCAAATTATTTCAATCGTTGCAGTGATTCCCATTGTGATTGTTGTTACTTTGACAAAAACTTCGCTACCAATAGTTCTTACCGTCACGACTTTATTTATGATTTTAGTTTCCGGACGGATGGTTCCTGCTTTTGCTATGATTACCTCCGCTGTGGAACCAAGAATTCGTGGAAGCTTTATGTCTGTAAATTCTGCCATCCAACAAATCTCTTCAGGAGCGGCATCCTATGTTGCCGGACTCATTTTGTTCCAAACCGCAGATAACCAATTGGAGAATTATGAACTAGTTGGAATGATTTCTGTATTTAGTTTGTTGTTTAGCGTTTATCTTGCCAAAAAAGTTAAGATTGCTGGTTAG
- a CDS encoding SDR family NAD(P)-dependent oxidoreductase: protein MKYALITGASTGLGKDFALTLAKKGYTPVLVARSADRLKALAAEIKTKYGLQSVVITQDLAKPKSADAIYKSVKKLKLPIHCLVNNAGFGLNGEFHKNSFEKEAELIQLNVTTLAELCHLFLQDMVAAKDGYILNVASTAAFQPGPLMSSYYASKAFVLSLSEGLAEEVRDYGVTVTCVCPGPTQTEFFERANMTKINLVKSSFLIMKSQDVVDIGLDAMFGKKVVKITGFFNFLLAQSVRFSPRFLVRLIAKYLHQAG, encoded by the coding sequence ATGAAATACGCTCTAATTACAGGTGCTTCCACTGGACTCGGAAAAGACTTCGCTCTAACTTTAGCTAAAAAGGGTTATACTCCCGTTTTAGTCGCTCGCAGTGCCGATCGATTGAAAGCGCTCGCCGCTGAAATCAAAACCAAATACGGATTACAAAGTGTAGTCATAACCCAAGACTTGGCCAAACCCAAATCTGCAGATGCCATATACAAATCAGTCAAAAAACTAAAGTTACCCATTCACTGTTTGGTGAACAATGCAGGTTTTGGTCTCAATGGTGAATTTCATAAAAATTCCTTTGAAAAAGAAGCAGAGTTGATCCAACTCAATGTCACCACTCTCGCAGAACTTTGCCATTTGTTTTTGCAAGATATGGTGGCCGCAAAAGATGGTTATATCTTAAACGTTGCCTCCACTGCTGCCTTCCAACCAGGACCACTTATGTCAAGTTACTATGCCTCAAAAGCTTTTGTCCTTTCCTTGAGCGAAGGACTTGCCGAAGAGGTCCGAGATTATGGTGTTACTGTAACATGCGTTTGCCCTGGGCCAACACAAACAGAATTTTTTGAAAGAGCAAATATGACCAAAATCAATTTAGTAAAGTCATCTTTTCTCATCATGAAATCGCAGGATGTAGTAGATATTGGACTCGATGCAATGTTTGGAAAAAAGGTCGTTAAAATTACCGGATTCTTTAATTTCCTTTTAGCACAATCCGTTCGATTTTCTCCTAGATTTCTCGTACGTTTGATTGCAAAATACTTACACCAAGCAGGATGA
- a CDS encoding pyridoxal phosphate-dependent aminotransferase yields MANYPFSFSSRFQLLGDLNSENKIYQTKQNLENSGKTILDLTNSNPTKLGLEFPPGALSHILSSLDLSQYDPLAEGLESARAAIVSEYAKREIQTKTSDLVLTASTSEAYSYIFKLFTNPGDEVLTPNPGYPLFSFLIGLENLKEVHYPLKEDPETGQWIYSAETIANCVSTKTKLIVLVSPANPTGSRTTSNFWKEWQTLGIQIPILLDEVFVGYEFSGESHQIPEAPDFPLLVCNGFSKMLALPGLKLGWILNKSPEIYRSEIQKNLGFIADTYLSVNSPIQLATPELIPWKSMIQNRIRTRIMRNLAECHSFSEGNPKIKNKQTIEAGWYFLFDLDMEKKDEDLVAEILLETKVFLHPGSWYGFSHNRCILVVSLISAEETLRKGLEALQSYLK; encoded by the coding sequence TTGGCCAATTACCCTTTTTCCTTTTCCAGCCGTTTTCAGTTGTTAGGTGATTTGAACTCAGAAAATAAAATCTACCAAACAAAACAAAACCTAGAAAATTCCGGAAAAACAATTTTGGATCTAACCAATTCCAATCCTACAAAACTAGGATTGGAATTCCCACCGGGAGCTTTGTCCCATATACTATCCAGTTTGGACCTCAGCCAGTATGATCCCCTGGCAGAAGGATTAGAATCCGCAAGAGCGGCCATTGTTTCCGAATATGCAAAAAGAGAAATCCAAACCAAAACATCAGATTTAGTTCTAACGGCCAGTACTTCGGAAGCTTATTCTTATATTTTTAAACTTTTCACAAATCCAGGTGATGAAGTTCTAACACCAAATCCTGGTTATCCGTTGTTTAGCTTCCTGATTGGCCTGGAGAATCTAAAAGAAGTCCACTACCCGCTAAAGGAAGATCCAGAAACGGGACAGTGGATTTACTCTGCGGAAACCATAGCCAATTGTGTGAGTACAAAAACAAAACTGATTGTTCTAGTGAGTCCAGCAAATCCCACTGGATCTCGAACCACTTCCAATTTTTGGAAGGAATGGCAAACACTAGGAATCCAAATTCCCATTTTATTAGATGAAGTTTTTGTGGGTTACGAGTTTTCTGGGGAGTCCCACCAAATTCCTGAGGCACCTGATTTTCCTCTATTGGTATGTAATGGATTCTCTAAAATGTTGGCCCTTCCTGGGCTCAAACTGGGGTGGATCCTCAATAAAAGCCCCGAAATCTACCGATCGGAAATTCAAAAAAATTTAGGATTCATTGCCGATACTTACCTTTCGGTCAACTCGCCAATACAACTGGCAACCCCTGAACTCATTCCCTGGAAATCTATGATTCAAAATCGCATACGAACAAGGATTATGCGAAACTTAGCGGAATGTCATTCTTTTTCAGAAGGAAATCCAAAAATCAAAAACAAACAGACCATTGAAGCTGGCTGGTATTTTCTATTTGATTTAGATATGGAAAAAAAGGATGAAGATCTGGTTGCAGAGATTCTATTAGAAACCAAGGTGTTTTTACACCCTGGATCTT